Proteins co-encoded in one Flavivirga eckloniae genomic window:
- a CDS encoding acyl-CoA thioesterase, translating to MIQLPNVLESKTKIRFQDCDPFNHLNNGSYINYFMNHREDVLIKHYDVDIYKMAKQRGKSWVSSSNQIAYLKPAFLMENVVFESQLIRFTNSELHVEMRMYNEDKSHLKAIIWCGFVYFNLLTQKRDIHTEDLMQLFENVNNPVNAISFEKRVSQLKPNLVKNS from the coding sequence ATGATCCAATTACCAAATGTGCTAGAGAGTAAAACCAAAATTAGATTTCAGGACTGCGATCCGTTTAACCACCTTAACAACGGTAGCTATATAAACTACTTCATGAACCACCGTGAAGACGTTCTAATAAAGCATTATGATGTAGACATTTATAAAATGGCAAAACAAAGAGGGAAAAGTTGGGTTTCCAGCAGCAATCAAATCGCCTATTTAAAACCCGCATTTTTAATGGAAAATGTTGTTTTTGAGTCGCAGTTAATTCGCTTTACAAACAGTGAGTTACATGTTGAAATGCGTATGTACAACGAAGACAAAAGTCACTTAAAAGCTATAATCTGGTGTGGTTTTGTTTATTTTAATCTATTAACCCAAAAACGTGACATACATACAGAAGATTTAATGCAACTTTTTGAAAATGTGAACAACCCTGTAAATGCAATATCATTTGAAAAACGCGTCTCCCAGCTAAAACCCAATCTTGTTAAAAATTCTTAA
- the deoC gene encoding deoxyribose-phosphate aldolase: MDISKYIDYTLLEPTSTERNIIDLCYTAKRNSFYSVSVNSSYVALAKQLLNKTDVKVCSAIGFPLGSMATASKVYEAKQAISDGAEEIDMVINIGFLKSKNYVSVLKDISDVKLAIGKHPLKVTLEVSELNKNEIIKACEICLDANVDYIKTSSGFSKSGATLTVVKIIKKTIKDYVKICASGGIKDTETAKKYIDIGVSRISASSEFKIKQIV, encoded by the coding sequence ATGGATATATCCAAGTATATTGATTATACGCTTTTAGAACCTACCTCCACAGAACGTAATATCATAGACTTATGTTATACGGCTAAGAGAAATAGTTTCTATTCAGTTTCCGTTAACAGCTCTTATGTTGCATTAGCAAAACAATTATTAAATAAAACAGATGTTAAAGTTTGTTCTGCCATTGGCTTTCCTCTCGGATCTATGGCAACAGCATCAAAAGTTTACGAAGCCAAACAGGCTATTAGTGATGGTGCAGAAGAAATTGATATGGTTATTAATATTGGGTTTCTTAAAAGTAAAAATTACGTATCTGTTTTAAAAGATATTAGCGATGTAAAACTGGCCATAGGCAAACATCCTTTAAAAGTTACTTTAGAAGTCTCTGAATTAAATAAAAATGAAATTATTAAAGCCTGCGAAATTTGTCTGGATGCCAATGTAGATTATATCAAGACTTCTAGTGGATTTTCCAAAAGCGGTGCTACTTTAACCGTTGTTAAAATTATTAAGAAAACGATTAAAGACTATGTAAAGATATGTGCTTCTGGAGGTATTAAAGATACCGAAACTGCCAAAAAATATATCGATATAGGAGTTAGTAGAATTTCAGCTTCATCAGAATTCAAAATAAAACAAATCGTATGA